The Campylobacter concisus genome has a window encoding:
- the sdhA gene encoding 8-methylmenaquinol:fumarate reductase flavoprotein subunit: MSEKFTRREFLQSACISVGALATTAGATNVFAGELPKGNENGLPSVDVLIIGSGGAGLRAATAVRKQYPNSTVVVATKMMPSRNATCMAEGGINGVTDFSNGDSFKLHAYDTVKGAAYLADQDAVVKFCEAAGAVIHELDYNGMLFSRKDNGDVSRKDNGDVAFRFMGGASKKRCNYAADKTGHVLMHACLDDAITAGVKFLMDHELLEIGLEDGKVEGVVLRNIQDGQIYPVLCKSLVIATGGYTRIFYNRTSVPFIATGDGIAAALKVGLGFEDPEMLQFHPTGVQNGGTLITEAARGEGGYLLNNKGERFMKNYHEKMELAPRDVVARAIETEIREGRGFGEGMSAYVLCDVRHLGKDTIMKKLPKIRHTAMLFQDIDLVEQPVPIRPTAHYSMGGIEVAKFDDMSTKIPGIYVGGEASCVSIHGANRLGGNSLTDAVVTGDLAGKGAGAYAQNAKFASGKKTSELAKMWQDKFKSIATGEGGVNDMYALREELGKNNWDLMGIFRTGAKLDQLSKNLEAIQAKYDTIKVPNQNPVMNTAFTDYVELGNLILLSRAACLAAQNRLESRGAHTREDYPKRDDVNFLKHSIVTLKDGKLELGYKDVVTGIFSLDGKKPE; encoded by the coding sequence ATGAGTGAAAAATTTACCAGAAGAGAATTTCTACAAAGCGCCTGTATTAGCGTAGGTGCGCTAGCTACAACAGCTGGTGCGACCAATGTTTTTGCTGGCGAGTTGCCAAAAGGCAATGAAAATGGCTTGCCATCTGTTGATGTGCTAATAATCGGCTCTGGCGGTGCTGGACTTCGTGCAGCAACAGCCGTTCGCAAGCAATATCCAAACTCAACCGTCGTTGTCGCTACAAAGATGATGCCATCACGTAACGCGACCTGTATGGCAGAGGGTGGCATAAACGGCGTTACTGACTTTAGCAACGGCGACAGCTTCAAGCTTCACGCTTATGACACCGTAAAAGGTGCAGCATATCTTGCTGATCAAGATGCGGTAGTGAAATTTTGCGAGGCAGCAGGCGCAGTCATTCACGAGCTAGATTATAACGGCATGCTCTTTTCTCGTAAAGATAATGGTGACGTGTCCCGTAAAGATAATGGCGATGTTGCATTTCGCTTCATGGGTGGCGCTAGCAAAAAACGCTGTAACTATGCAGCCGATAAAACTGGTCACGTTTTGATGCACGCCTGTCTTGACGACGCTATCACAGCTGGCGTTAAATTTCTAATGGACCATGAGCTACTTGAGATCGGTCTTGAGGATGGTAAAGTTGAAGGCGTCGTTCTTCGCAACATCCAAGATGGTCAAATTTACCCAGTTCTTTGCAAATCTCTAGTCATAGCAACTGGCGGATACACTAGAATTTTCTACAACCGCACTTCAGTTCCATTTATAGCAACAGGAGATGGCATAGCTGCTGCGCTTAAAGTAGGTCTTGGTTTTGAAGACCCTGAGATGCTTCAGTTTCACCCAACTGGCGTTCAAAATGGCGGCACGCTAATCACAGAAGCTGCTCGTGGCGAGGGCGGATACTTGTTAAACAACAAGGGCGAGCGCTTTATGAAAAACTATCACGAAAAGATGGAGCTAGCTCCTCGTGACGTCGTCGCTCGTGCTATCGAGACAGAAATTCGCGAGGGTAGAGGCTTTGGCGAGGGTATGAGCGCTTATGTGCTTTGCGATGTTCGTCACCTTGGCAAAGATACTATTATGAAAAAGCTTCCAAAAATTCGCCACACAGCGATGCTCTTTCAAGACATCGACCTAGTCGAGCAACCAGTGCCTATCCGCCCAACAGCTCACTACTCAATGGGTGGCATAGAGGTAGCTAAATTCGATGATATGAGCACAAAAATCCCTGGAATTTACGTAGGTGGTGAGGCTTCATGTGTATCTATCCACGGCGCAAACCGCCTTGGCGGAAACAGCCTAACTGACGCAGTTGTAACTGGCGATCTAGCTGGCAAAGGTGCTGGTGCTTATGCTCAAAATGCAAAATTTGCAAGCGGCAAGAAAACTTCTGAGCTAGCAAAAATGTGGCAAGATAAATTTAAATCTATCGCAACAGGTGAGGGTGGCGTAAATGATATGTACGCACTTCGTGAAGAGCTTGGTAAAAATAATTGGGATCTAATGGGTATCTTTAGAACTGGCGCAAAACTAGATCAGCTCTCTAAAAATCTAGAAGCCATCCAAGCAAAATATGACACCATCAAAGTGCCAAATCAAAATCCAGTCATGAACACAGCATTTACCGACTACGTCGAGCTTGGCAACCTTATACTTCTTTCTCGTGCAGCATGTCTTGCAGCGCAAAATCGTCTTGAGAGCCGTGGCGCTCACACAAGAGAGGACTATCCAAAAAGAGATGATGTAAATTTCTTAAAACACAGCATAGTCACACTAAAAGACGGCAAGTTGGAGCTTGGCTACAAAGATGTTGTGACAGGCATATTTTCACTTGACGGCAAGAAGCCAGAGTAA
- a CDS encoding heat-shock protein, which translates to MDQIKLENFRKEYGFEMPIVRSLPYDECLKIRENLLHKFSLDDIDEFFKIDKFSKLDGFNADEENFDLKTAFSKLGIATPNEICINFNKFESIDILRFDDLDKFFSDVWYPSLDDIEIFDINLSFIFSVKHYGAIYYFTL; encoded by the coding sequence ATGGATCAGATAAAACTAGAAAATTTCCGCAAAGAATATGGCTTTGAGATGCCGATCGTTAGAAGCTTGCCATATGATGAGTGCTTAAAGATAAGAGAAAATTTACTTCATAAATTTAGCCTAGATGATATAGATGAGTTTTTTAAAATAGATAAATTTAGCAAGCTTGATGGCTTTAATGCGGACGAAGAAAATTTTGATCTAAAGACCGCTTTTAGCAAGCTTGGTATCGCCACGCCAAATGAAATTTGCATAAATTTTAATAAATTTGAGAGCATTGATATTTTGCGCTTTGATGATTTAGATAAATTTTTTAGCGATGTCTGGTATCCGTCACTTGATGACATTGAGATATTTGATATAAATTTAAGTTTCATTTTCTCAGTCAAACACTACGGGGCTATCTATTATTTTACTCTCTAG
- a CDS encoding 2-oxoacid:acceptor oxidoreductase family protein → MKSQLRFVGVGGQGVILAGEILSAAKIKAGGYGVKASTYTSQVRGGPTKVDIILDEKEILYPYANEGEIDFMLATAQISYNAFKSGVKEGGAIVVEPNLVKVSDEDKKRWKIYEIPIISIAKDEVGNVITQSVVALGVAVAMSGCMDENLVREEMLASVPAKVKEANAKAYELGLKYAKELLK, encoded by the coding sequence ATGAAGTCACAACTAAGATTTGTCGGCGTTGGCGGACAGGGCGTCATACTAGCTGGCGAGATCCTCTCAGCTGCCAAGATAAAAGCAGGCGGATACGGCGTCAAGGCCTCTACCTACACATCTCAGGTGCGTGGTGGTCCAACGAAGGTCGATATCATACTTGATGAGAAAGAAATTTTATACCCTTATGCAAACGAGGGCGAGATAGACTTTATGCTTGCTACCGCGCAGATAAGCTACAACGCCTTTAAAAGCGGCGTGAAAGAGGGCGGTGCGATCGTTGTCGAGCCAAATTTGGTAAAAGTAAGCGATGAAGACAAAAAGCGCTGGAAAATTTATGAAATCCCTATCATCTCTATCGCAAAAGACGAGGTCGGTAACGTCATCACTCAAAGCGTCGTAGCCCTTGGTGTGGCTGTGGCGATGAGTGGGTGCATGGATGAAAATTTAGTGCGTGAAGAGATGCTAGCAAGCGTGCCAGCTAAGGTCAAAGAGGCAAACGCAAAAGCTTACGAGCTAGGCCTAAAATACGCAAAAGAGCTTTTAAAATAA
- a CDS encoding 2-oxoglutarate ferredoxin oxidoreductase subunit beta: MAFNYDKYLRTDKMPTLWCWGCGDGVILKALIRAIDTMGWDMNDVCVVSGIGCSGRFSGYLDCNTIHTTHGRAVAYATGVKMANPDKHVIVVTGDGDGLAIGGNHTIHGCRRNIGLNHILINNFIYALTNSQTSPTTPKGMWTVTAQYGNIDPSFDACKLATAAGASFVARGSVIEPEKLTKLFVEGFSHDGYSFFDVFSNCHINLGRKNKMGEAVKNLEWIKGRTTSKVKFDMLSDEEKKGIFPLGVLHKDEEKIEYTKAYDKVRRAAMSNEAINFEELA, from the coding sequence ATGGCTTTTAATTATGATAAATATTTACGAACAGATAAAATGCCTACTCTTTGGTGCTGGGGCTGCGGCGACGGCGTCATACTAAAGGCGCTCATCCGCGCTATCGATACCATGGGCTGGGACATGAACGACGTTTGCGTGGTCTCAGGCATAGGCTGCTCTGGTCGCTTTAGCGGATATCTTGACTGCAACACCATCCACACAACTCACGGCAGAGCCGTAGCTTACGCGACTGGCGTAAAGATGGCAAACCCAGATAAGCACGTCATCGTGGTAACTGGCGACGGCGACGGACTAGCGATCGGGGGCAACCACACGATACACGGATGCCGCCGAAATATCGGGCTAAATCACATCTTAATCAACAACTTCATCTACGCGCTAACAAACTCACAAACCAGCCCAACCACGCCAAAGGGCATGTGGACGGTCACAGCGCAATACGGCAACATCGATCCTAGTTTTGACGCCTGTAAGCTCGCAACCGCCGCAGGTGCTAGCTTTGTCGCACGTGGTAGCGTCATCGAGCCAGAGAAGCTTACAAAGCTCTTTGTAGAGGGCTTTAGCCACGATGGATACAGCTTTTTTGATGTATTTTCAAACTGCCATATAAATTTAGGTCGCAAGAACAAAATGGGCGAGGCGGTAAAAAATTTAGAGTGGATAAAAGGCCGCACGACTAGCAAGGTCAAATTTGACATGCTAAGTGACGAAGAGAAAAAGGGCATTTTCCCACTTGGCGTGCTGCACAAAGATGAAGAAAAGATCGAATACACCAAGGCTTACGACAAGGTAAGAAGGGCTGCAATGAGCAATGAAGCGATAAATTTTGAGGAGCTAGCATGA
- a CDS encoding 2-oxoglutarate synthase subunit alpha, giving the protein MREVVSTGNALVARAAVECGCNFFGGYPITPSSEIAHELSVLLPKHGGTFIQMEDEIAGISVALGASASGAKAMTASSGPGISLKAEQIGLGFIAEIPLVIVNVMRGGPSTGLPTRVAQGDILQAKNPTHGDVNMIVLAPSSLEECYTQTVRAFNLAARFMTPVMLLLDETIGHMQARVSLPEISELEIYKRREFNGEPKEYKPYEAAPDAPATLNPFFKGYHYHITGLHHGATGFPTEDGKIVEYSMNRLFNKINLHTDECEKFEEFMLNDAEICIIAFGSVALSAKQAILNLREKGLKVGLFKPLTLFPAPAKKLKEISDKFKKILVCELNLGQYSGEISKIILRDDFAKLLKANGRPISPSEIEAKIGEIYGF; this is encoded by the coding sequence ATGAGAGAGGTAGTATCAACTGGAAATGCCCTAGTAGCAAGGGCTGCAGTCGAGTGTGGCTGTAACTTCTTTGGTGGATATCCTATCACTCCAAGCAGTGAGATCGCCCATGAGCTAAGCGTGCTTTTGCCAAAACATGGCGGCACATTTATACAGATGGAGGATGAGATAGCTGGAATTTCAGTAGCTCTTGGAGCAAGTGCGAGCGGTGCTAAGGCGATGACTGCAAGTTCTGGTCCTGGGATTTCGCTAAAGGCTGAGCAAATAGGCCTTGGCTTTATCGCTGAGATACCGCTTGTCATCGTAAATGTCATGCGCGGTGGCCCTTCAACTGGCCTACCAACCCGTGTCGCACAAGGCGATATCTTGCAGGCTAAAAATCCAACTCACGGCGATGTAAATATGATAGTTTTGGCCCCTAGTAGCCTAGAGGAGTGCTATACGCAGACGGTTCGTGCATTTAACCTCGCAGCTAGGTTTATGACACCAGTTATGCTGCTACTTGATGAGACGATAGGCCACATGCAAGCAAGAGTTAGTTTGCCAGAAATCAGCGAGCTAGAAATTTATAAAAGAAGAGAATTTAATGGCGAGCCAAAAGAGTATAAACCATACGAGGCGGCACCAGACGCGCCAGCCACGCTAAATCCTTTCTTTAAAGGCTATCACTACCACATAACTGGGCTTCATCACGGCGCTACTGGCTTTCCAACAGAAGATGGCAAGATAGTTGAATACTCGATGAATAGGCTGTTTAACAAGATAAATTTACACACTGATGAGTGCGAGAAATTTGAAGAGTTTATGCTAAATGACGCTGAAATTTGCATCATCGCCTTTGGTAGTGTGGCGCTTTCGGCTAAGCAAGCGATATTAAATTTACGTGAAAAAGGGCTAAAAGTAGGGCTATTTAAGCCACTCACACTTTTTCCAGCTCCAGCTAAAAAGCTAAAAGAGATATCAGATAAATTTAAGAAAATTTTGGTCTGCGAGCTAAATTTAGGTCAATATAGTGGCGAAATTTCAAAGATCATCTTAAGAGATGACTTTGCAAAACTGCTAAAAGCAAACGGCAGACCAATAAGCCCAAGCGAGATCGAGGCGAAGATAGGAGAAATTTATGGCTTTTAA
- a CDS encoding 4Fe-4S binding protein: MIVKENVPVWVDESRCKACDICVSYCPAGVLGMRLEPNAVLGKMIEVVHPDSCIGCRDCELHCPDFAIYVADKGFKFAKLTPESKERAAAVKANKFAKLGESA, encoded by the coding sequence ATGATCGTAAAAGAAAATGTCCCAGTTTGGGTCGATGAGAGCAGGTGTAAGGCCTGTGATATCTGCGTGAGCTACTGCCCAGCAGGCGTACTAGGTATGAGGCTCGAGCCAAATGCCGTGCTTGGTAAGATGATAGAGGTCGTCCACCCAGACTCCTGTATAGGCTGCCGTGACTGTGAGCTTCACTGTCCTGATTTTGCCATTTATGTGGCTGACAAAGGCTTTAAATTTGCAAAGCTAACGCCTGAGAGCAAAGAGCGAGCTGCAGCCGTAAAGGCAAATAAATTTGCAAAACTTGGAGAGAGCGCATGA
- a CDS encoding lactate/malate family dehydrogenase, protein MKISVVGAGNVGASIAYALCMRELCDEIALVDIFGDVARAKAIDLAQSSCVFNAKTSVCGGDDFVLIEGSDIVIVTAGSPRKEGQTREDLLLKNAVVVKQTAQKIAEFAKNAVIIVVTNPLDVMVWTAHKFSGFSKNKVIGMAGELDSARCRYELALLKDKDASKLRAKIVGAHNDEMIVSASNISENLNENELKVLKKETSTGGAKIVKLLGTSAYYAPAAAAVKMCEMIVGKSDEIISASVLIDDELSCGRLVRLGRDGLKEILELNLDEDEQEQLNKSEAEIRKNIKFLKENLE, encoded by the coding sequence ATGAAAATAAGTGTAGTTGGAGCTGGAAACGTCGGTGCGAGCATAGCTTATGCGCTTTGCATGAGAGAGCTTTGCGACGAGATCGCACTTGTAGATATATTTGGCGACGTGGCGCGCGCAAAAGCTATCGATCTAGCGCAGTCAAGCTGCGTCTTTAACGCTAAAACTAGCGTTTGTGGTGGCGATGATTTTGTGTTAATTGAGGGCAGTGACATCGTCATAGTCACAGCTGGAAGCCCAAGAAAAGAGGGTCAAACTAGAGAAGATCTGCTGCTTAAAAACGCCGTTGTCGTAAAGCAAACAGCGCAAAAGATAGCTGAATTTGCCAAAAATGCAGTGATAATAGTCGTCACAAATCCGCTTGATGTGATGGTTTGGACGGCTCATAAATTTAGCGGTTTTAGCAAAAACAAAGTGATCGGCATGGCTGGCGAGCTAGATAGCGCAAGGTGCAGATATGAGCTAGCGCTTTTAAAAGATAAGGACGCTAGCAAGCTAAGAGCAAAGATCGTCGGCGCTCACAATGACGAGATGATCGTATCAGCTAGCAATATAAGCGAAAATTTAAATGAAAATGAGCTCAAAGTGCTCAAAAAAGAGACAAGCACTGGTGGCGCAAAGATAGTTAAGCTTCTTGGCACTTCAGCTTACTACGCACCAGCGGCCGCAGCTGTGAAAATGTGCGAGATGATCGTTGGCAAGAGCGATGAGATAATAAGCGCTAGCGTGCTAATCGATGATGAACTAAGTTGTGGCAGGCTAGTAAGGCTCGGACGTGATGGCTTGAAAGAAATTTTAGAGCTAAATTTAGACGAAGACGAGCAAGAGCAACTAAACAAAAGTGAAGCTGAGATCAGAAAAAATATCAAATTTTTAAAAGAAAACTTAGAGTAG
- a CDS encoding NADP-dependent isocitrate dehydrogenase — protein MSDIIWTKTDEAPLFASYSLFPIVKSFLSRAGISITRADISLAGRILSLFSKELGLNKADELELLGELTAHKEANIIKLPNISATLVQLKAAIEELRSKGINVPFYPDEIITDYDEEVAKKYAKVLGSAVNPVLRQGNSDRRVLPPVKEFAKKHPHSNGNWDKANKTKICYMQKGDFYENERSIIASKDEKFYINFISLDGKKELLKELAVQSGEIVDATFLSADELDKFYESCFESALKENLTLSLHLKCTMMKVSDPVIFAHAIKSYFKEVFELFGDEFKAHGVEAKNGLKDMFAKISTLKNKDEILAKFDEILSKKAKIWTLNESASNFDVPNDVIIDASVPALIRNSGKVKDKDGELNFSLCMIPDRTYARVYEACVADFKEHGALDVSNIGSVANVGLMAKKAEEYGSHDKTFIAKEDGEFAVFDEAGESVFKFSVKKGDIFRMTQAKEDAINAWFELALKRGEISKDELIFWLDSSRAHDRNLIAKFDKFRDKFANAGVKFEILNYEQATKKSLEAIRAGKDVIGVTGNVLRDYITDLFPIFELGGSSKMLSVVPLLAGGAMFETGAGGTAPTLVKELKEKNHLLWDSLGEFLALSASLEHLSFFRQKKEAKELSDALNRAVASYLDENKTPNATLDTRESHFYLALFWAREMAKSDGILSVIFENLADELEKNESEILKQIREKDGASVEFGGYYLLDEARANEVMRPSEILNKIIG, from the coding sequence ATGAGTGACATTATCTGGACTAAAACCGACGAAGCACCGCTATTTGCAAGCTACTCTCTCTTTCCTATCGTTAAGAGCTTTTTATCACGCGCTGGCATTAGTATAACTAGGGCTGATATAAGCCTAGCAGGGCGAATTTTATCTCTTTTTAGCAAAGAGCTTGGGCTAAACAAGGCTGACGAACTGGAGCTTTTGGGTGAGCTAACCGCGCACAAAGAGGCAAATATCATAAAACTGCCAAACATCTCAGCCACGCTCGTTCAGCTAAAAGCGGCTATTGAGGAGCTTAGAAGCAAGGGCATAAACGTGCCATTTTATCCAGATGAGATCATCACGGACTACGACGAAGAGGTCGCTAAAAAATATGCAAAAGTGCTTGGTAGTGCTGTTAATCCAGTGCTAAGACAAGGCAACTCAGACAGAAGAGTTTTGCCACCGGTTAAAGAATTTGCCAAAAAGCATCCACATAGCAACGGCAACTGGGACAAGGCAAATAAAACTAAAATTTGCTACATGCAAAAGGGCGATTTTTATGAAAATGAGCGCTCAATCATCGCTAGCAAAGATGAGAAATTTTATATAAATTTCATAAGCTTGGATGGCAAAAAAGAGCTTTTAAAAGAGCTTGCTGTCCAAAGTGGTGAGATCGTAGATGCTACCTTTTTAAGCGCAGATGAGCTGGATAAATTTTATGAAAGCTGTTTTGAGAGCGCGCTAAAAGAGAATTTGACCTTGAGCTTGCATCTAAAATGCACGATGATGAAGGTTAGCGACCCAGTCATCTTTGCTCACGCGATAAAGAGCTACTTTAAAGAGGTTTTTGAGCTATTTGGCGATGAATTTAAGGCTCACGGTGTTGAGGCAAAAAACGGCTTAAAAGATATGTTTGCTAAAATTTCAACTCTTAAAAATAAAGATGAAATTTTGGCTAAATTTGATGAAATTTTGAGCAAAAAGGCAAAAATTTGGACACTAAATGAAAGTGCCAGCAACTTTGACGTGCCAAATGACGTCATCATCGACGCCTCAGTGCCTGCGCTCATTAGAAACTCTGGCAAGGTAAAAGATAAGGACGGCGAGCTAAATTTCTCACTTTGCATGATCCCAGATAGGACTTATGCTAGAGTTTATGAGGCCTGCGTGGCGGACTTTAAGGAGCATGGCGCGCTTGATGTGAGCAACATTGGCAGCGTGGCAAATGTTGGACTAATGGCTAAAAAGGCCGAGGAGTACGGCAGCCATGATAAGACTTTTATCGCAAAAGAGGACGGAGAATTTGCTGTTTTTGATGAGGCAGGCGAGAGCGTCTTTAAATTTAGTGTTAAAAAAGGCGATATCTTTAGAATGACGCAGGCAAAAGAAGATGCGATAAATGCGTGGTTTGAGCTTGCTTTAAAAAGAGGCGAAATTTCAAAAGATGAGCTTATATTTTGGCTAGATAGCAGCCGTGCTCATGATAGAAATTTGATAGCTAAATTTGATAAATTTAGAGATAAATTTGCTAATGCTGGCGTGAAATTTGAAATTTTAAACTACGAGCAAGCAACTAAAAAATCGCTTGAGGCAATAAGAGCCGGCAAAGACGTCATAGGCGTCACCGGCAACGTTTTAAGAGACTATATAACTGATCTTTTCCCGATATTTGAGCTAGGTGGCAGCTCAAAAATGCTCTCAGTAGTGCCACTACTTGCTGGTGGAGCGATGTTTGAGACTGGTGCTGGTGGGACGGCTCCGACGCTTGTGAAAGAGCTAAAAGAGAAAAATCACCTGCTTTGGGATAGCTTAGGCGAGTTTTTAGCACTTAGTGCATCGCTTGAACATCTATCGTTTTTTAGGCAAAAAAAAGAGGCAAAAGAGCTAAGTGACGCGCTAAATAGAGCTGTTGCTAGCTATTTAGACGAAAACAAAACGCCAAATGCCACTCTTGATACCAGAGAGTCACACTTCTATCTAGCGCTATTTTGGGCGAGAGAGATGGCAAAAAGTGACGGGATTTTAAGCGTAATTTTTGAAAATTTAGCAGACGAGCTAGAGAAAAACGAGAGCGAAATTCTAAAGCAGATCAGAGAAAAAGATGGTGCAAGCGTGGAATTTGGCGGATACTACCTGCTAGATGAAGCAAGAGCAAATGAGGTCATGAGACCAAGTGAAATTTTAAATAAAATAATAGGATAA
- the mltG gene encoding endolytic transglycosylase MltG, producing the protein MIKNFIKKPYLDIFFDIVLIVVLSVFVYLARPINTSKVVFVPKGSVGEIISYLANRNFNLSAIDKYAMRFIGSPQSGWIEIGKDKISRIDFLKKLAKAKAAMTEITLIPGETTIVFLNQIAAQLGLDGAKLNSEYNALAPVADGFLMPNTYKIPVGISERHLAYYLVNSSKKAQSEISRKIFGEYNEKKWFKILTIASIIQKEAANDAEMPLVASVIYNRLDKGMRLQMDGTLNYGIYSHDVITAERIRSDMSEFNTYLNDGIPPSPVCCVSISAIKAAINPAKSDYLYFVLDKKAKKHIFSKTLSEHNQNIAK; encoded by the coding sequence ATGATAAAAAATTTTATAAAAAAGCCATACCTAGATATTTTCTTTGATATCGTACTCATCGTCGTCCTAAGTGTATTTGTCTATTTGGCACGCCCCATAAACACGAGCAAAGTCGTCTTTGTGCCAAAAGGGAGTGTGGGCGAGATTATATCTTATTTAGCTAATCGCAACTTTAACTTAAGTGCGATCGACAAATACGCCATGCGCTTCATCGGCTCGCCTCAGTCTGGCTGGATCGAGATAGGCAAAGATAAAATTTCAAGGATTGATTTTTTAAAAAAATTAGCCAAAGCAAAGGCTGCGATGACCGAGATCACGCTCATCCCTGGCGAAACTACTATCGTTTTTTTAAATCAAATCGCTGCCCAGCTTGGACTTGACGGAGCAAAACTAAATAGCGAGTATAACGCCCTTGCACCAGTCGCTGATGGCTTTTTGATGCCAAATACTTATAAGATCCCAGTTGGCATCAGCGAGAGGCATCTGGCATATTACCTTGTAAATTCGTCTAAAAAGGCGCAAAGCGAGATCAGCAGAAAAATTTTTGGCGAATATAACGAGAAAAAGTGGTTTAAAATTTTAACCATCGCTTCAATCATCCAAAAAGAGGCCGCAAACGACGCTGAGATGCCACTTGTCGCCTCAGTCATCTACAACCGCCTAGATAAGGGCATGAGGCTGCAGATGGACGGCACGCTAAACTATGGCATCTACTCGCACGATGTGATCACGGCTGAGCGCATAAGAAGCGACATGAGCGAGTTTAACACCTATCTAAACGACGGCATACCGCCAAGTCCAGTCTGCTGCGTCTCTATAAGTGCGATCAAAGCGGCGATAAACCCTGCAAAGAGCGATTATCTATACTTTGTGCTTGATAAAAAGGCAAAAAAACACATTTTTTCAAAAACCTTAAGCGAGCACAATCAAAATATCGCAAAATAG